A stretch of Longimicrobium sp. DNA encodes these proteins:
- a CDS encoding UDP-N-acetylmuramoyl-tripeptide--D-alanyl-D-alanine ligase: MSGFRWTAEEVARALGAGAGGVDGGRAGAGDSGEPRAAPGLVFSGVSTDTRKIGPGSLFVALKGANFDAHDFLSQAADAGATGAVVSHRPADAPAHLVYFTVDDTLHALGRLGNHRRRALSAKVVAVAGSNGKTTTKDLLRAALSPRFRVHATEGNLNNQVGVPLTLLAAPDDAEVLVVETGTNEPGEIEILGAIVEPDAAVITSIGEEHLEGLGSVEGVLEEELSILRHLRPSGVAVVAEDPTELPERAERIVGGMRLRVAGFDAEADVRPDGGAEGIEVLPGGATRWTFRGTPIDLPLPGMHNVRNALVALGVSAELGVPVEESARSIAAMPAPKMRNEWRRVGSLNVLADCYNANPPSTRAALDLLASLPSSGEKIAVIGTMRELGGHAEGLHRSVGEAALARLGSGIDLLVATGDFVPAIGDADGEARVIAAEDPLEAYEALRPRLKGDETILLKGSRGVALERLIPLLERDFAGGAAAASTAHAGH; encoded by the coding sequence TTGAGCGGGTTCCGCTGGACGGCGGAGGAAGTGGCGCGGGCGCTGGGCGCCGGTGCCGGGGGCGTGGACGGCGGCAGGGCGGGTGCGGGGGACAGCGGTGAGCCGCGGGCGGCTCCGGGCCTCGTCTTCTCCGGCGTATCCACGGACACGCGGAAGATCGGGCCCGGTTCGCTTTTCGTGGCCCTGAAGGGCGCGAACTTCGACGCGCACGACTTCCTGTCGCAGGCCGCCGATGCAGGCGCCACGGGCGCCGTGGTCTCGCACCGCCCGGCCGACGCGCCCGCGCACCTCGTCTACTTCACCGTGGACGACACGCTGCACGCGCTGGGGCGATTGGGGAACCACCGCCGCCGCGCGCTTTCGGCGAAAGTGGTGGCCGTCGCGGGGAGCAACGGGAAGACGACGACCAAGGATCTCCTCCGCGCCGCGCTGTCGCCGCGCTTCCGGGTGCACGCGACCGAGGGGAACCTGAACAACCAGGTCGGCGTCCCCCTGACGCTCCTCGCCGCGCCGGACGACGCGGAAGTGCTGGTCGTGGAGACGGGGACGAACGAGCCGGGGGAGATCGAGATCCTGGGCGCGATCGTGGAGCCCGACGCGGCGGTCATCACCTCGATCGGCGAGGAGCACCTGGAGGGATTGGGGTCGGTGGAAGGGGTGCTCGAGGAAGAGCTCTCCATCCTCCGCCATCTCCGCCCCAGCGGCGTCGCCGTGGTGGCGGAGGACCCGACCGAGCTCCCCGAGCGCGCCGAGCGGATCGTGGGGGGGATGCGGCTGCGGGTCGCGGGGTTCGACGCGGAGGCGGACGTGCGGCCCGACGGCGGCGCGGAGGGGATCGAGGTGCTGCCGGGCGGCGCGACGCGCTGGACCTTTCGCGGCACCCCCATCGACCTCCCCCTCCCGGGGATGCACAACGTCCGCAACGCGCTGGTCGCCCTCGGCGTGTCGGCGGAATTGGGCGTGCCGGTGGAGGAGAGCGCCAGGTCCATCGCCGCCATGCCCGCGCCGAAGATGCGCAACGAGTGGCGCAGGGTGGGGTCGCTGAACGTGCTGGCCGACTGCTACAACGCGAACCCGCCCAGCACCCGCGCCGCGCTGGACCTCCTCGCCTCGCTGCCGTCGTCGGGGGAGAAGATCGCGGTGATCGGGACGATGCGGGAGCTGGGCGGCCACGCCGAGGGGCTGCACCGCTCGGTGGGCGAGGCCGCGCTGGCGCGGCTGGGGAGCGGCATCGACCTGCTGGTGGCCACCGGCGACTTCGTTCCCGCGATCGGTGACGCGGATGGCGAGGCGCGAGTCATCGCCGCGGAGGACCCGCTGGAGGCGTACGAGGCGCTGCGGCCGCGGCTGAAGGGAGACGAAACGATCCTGCTCAAGGGCTCGCGCGGCGTGGCCCTGGAGCGGCTGATTCCGTTGCTGGAGCGGGACTTCGCCGGCGGCGCCGCCGCGGCATCCACCGCGCACGCGGGGCACTGA
- the mraY gene encoding phospho-N-acetylmuramoyl-pentapeptide-transferase: MLYYLLVPLAEQNLAFNVFRYVTFRAAGAVVTAFLVAFWFGPSIISRLRMLKVGQVVRTEGPQTHLGKSGTPTMGGVLIVMATVIPTLLWARLDQFNTWAVLITITWLGGLGFLDDYLKITRKKTEGLKGRYKLIGQTSAGLVLGLALVFVPLWLKGMDTGIPTYPFAWTQIPFFKTVHLSFWWPLYILFVTFIIVGCSNAVNLTDGLDGLAAGLSAIAATTFGVFAYLLGRVDAANYLNVFYIPGAGELTIFLVALGGGCMGFLWFNAHPAEVFMGDTGSLAIGGVLGCVAVLLRAEFLLGIVGAIFVAEALSVMLQTAYFKYTKRRYGVGRRIFRMAPLHHHFEQIGWHESKVIIRFWIMGIMCALVAFATLKIR, translated from the coding sequence ATGCTCTATTACCTGCTGGTGCCGCTGGCCGAGCAGAACCTGGCCTTCAACGTCTTCCGCTACGTGACCTTCCGGGCCGCGGGCGCGGTGGTCACGGCGTTCCTGGTGGCGTTCTGGTTCGGGCCCTCCATCATCTCGCGGCTGCGGATGCTGAAGGTGGGCCAGGTGGTGCGCACCGAGGGCCCGCAGACGCACCTGGGCAAGAGCGGCACGCCCACGATGGGCGGCGTGCTGATCGTGATGGCGACGGTCATCCCCACGCTGCTGTGGGCGCGGCTGGACCAGTTCAACACCTGGGCGGTGCTCATCACCATCACCTGGCTGGGGGGGCTGGGCTTCCTGGACGACTACCTGAAGATCACGCGGAAGAAGACGGAAGGGCTGAAGGGGCGCTACAAGCTCATCGGCCAGACCTCCGCCGGCCTTGTCCTGGGCCTGGCGCTGGTCTTCGTCCCGCTCTGGCTGAAGGGGATGGACACGGGGATCCCCACCTATCCGTTCGCGTGGACGCAGATCCCCTTCTTCAAGACGGTGCACCTGTCGTTCTGGTGGCCGCTGTACATCCTGTTCGTCACCTTCATCATCGTGGGCTGCAGCAACGCGGTGAACCTCACCGACGGGCTGGATGGGCTGGCGGCGGGGCTGTCGGCCATCGCGGCGACGACCTTCGGCGTGTTCGCGTACCTGCTGGGGCGGGTGGACGCGGCCAACTACCTGAACGTGTTCTACATCCCGGGCGCGGGCGAGCTGACCATCTTCCTGGTGGCGCTGGGCGGGGGATGCATGGGCTTCCTCTGGTTCAACGCGCACCCGGCCGAGGTGTTCATGGGCGACACCGGGTCGCTGGCCATCGGCGGGGTGCTGGGGTGCGTGGCGGTGCTGCTCCGCGCCGAGTTCCTGCTCGGCATCGTGGGCGCCATCTTCGTCGCGGAAGCGCTCAGCGTGATGCTGCAGACGGCGTACTTCAAGTACACCAAGCGCAGGTACGGCGTGGGCCGCCGCATCTTCCGCATGGCGCCGCTGCACCACCACTTCGAACAGATCGGGTGGCACGAGAGCAAGGTGATCATCCGCTTCTGGATCATGGGGATCATGTGCGCGCTGGTGGCGTTTGCGACGCTGAAGATCCGGTAG